From a single Nocardioides panacis genomic region:
- a CDS encoding long-chain-fatty-acid--CoA ligase, whose product MTNLAQNLTTAARDHGDRPAVRLDELVLSYDQLLDGARRVTALLKSKGVGPGDRVGLVLPNVPPFPVLFYGALAAGAVVVPMNPLLKAREVQYYLEDSGASVVFAWEAMADEAGKAASTVGIDCIPVEADGFLELLARHEPDDEVVDRDDDDTVVLLYTSGTTGQPKGAELTHHNLATNASTSAETLVELSDEDVVMGCLPLFHCFGLTCGLNAAVTAGACLTLIPRFDAKKALEVIGRDKVTVFEGVPTMYAGMLHVEDAASFDVSSLRTCISGGSAMPVEVMKKFEEQFGCIVLEGYGLSETSPVASFNRPDLERKPGSIGVPVRGVEMKLVDDEGKDTPDGEVGEIAIRGENVMKGYWGREEATQEAIPDGWFRSGDMAKQDEDGYFFIVDRKKDLIIRGGYNVYPREVEEALYEHEAVAEVAVVGVPHDDLGEEVGAAVALKAGQKVSEDELREFAKERLAAYKYPRHLWIVEELPKGPTGKILRREVSAPEGDDA is encoded by the coding sequence GTGACCAACCTTGCCCAGAACCTCACCACCGCGGCCCGCGACCACGGCGACCGCCCGGCCGTGCGGCTCGACGAGCTGGTGCTGAGCTACGACCAGCTGCTCGACGGCGCCCGCCGGGTCACCGCGCTGCTGAAGAGCAAGGGGGTCGGCCCCGGCGACCGGGTCGGCCTGGTCCTGCCGAACGTGCCGCCGTTCCCGGTGCTGTTCTACGGCGCGCTCGCCGCGGGCGCGGTCGTCGTGCCGATGAACCCGTTGCTCAAGGCGCGCGAGGTGCAGTACTACCTCGAGGACTCCGGTGCCTCGGTCGTCTTCGCGTGGGAGGCGATGGCCGACGAGGCCGGCAAGGCGGCCTCCACCGTCGGCATCGACTGCATCCCCGTCGAGGCCGACGGGTTCCTGGAGCTGCTCGCCCGGCACGAGCCGGACGACGAGGTCGTCGACCGCGACGACGACGACACGGTCGTGCTGCTCTACACCTCGGGCACCACCGGTCAGCCCAAGGGCGCCGAGCTCACCCACCACAACCTCGCCACCAACGCCTCGACCAGCGCCGAGACCCTCGTCGAGCTGTCCGACGAGGACGTCGTGATGGGCTGCCTGCCGCTGTTCCACTGCTTCGGCCTGACCTGCGGGCTGAACGCCGCGGTCACCGCCGGCGCCTGCCTGACCCTGATCCCCCGCTTCGACGCGAAGAAGGCGCTCGAGGTGATCGGCCGCGACAAGGTCACGGTCTTCGAGGGCGTCCCCACGATGTACGCCGGCATGCTGCACGTCGAGGACGCCGCGTCCTTCGACGTCTCCAGCCTGCGCACCTGCATCTCCGGCGGTTCCGCGATGCCCGTCGAGGTGATGAAGAAGTTCGAGGAGCAGTTCGGCTGCATCGTGCTGGAGGGCTACGGCCTCTCCGAGACCTCCCCGGTCGCCTCGTTCAACCGTCCCGACCTCGAGCGCAAGCCGGGCTCCATCGGCGTACCCGTGCGGGGGGTGGAGATGAAGCTCGTCGACGACGAGGGCAAGGACACCCCGGACGGCGAGGTGGGCGAGATCGCGATCCGCGGCGAGAACGTCATGAAGGGCTACTGGGGTCGCGAGGAGGCCACCCAGGAGGCCATCCCGGACGGCTGGTTCCGCTCCGGCGACATGGCCAAGCAGGACGAGGACGGCTACTTCTTCATCGTCGACCGCAAGAAGGACCTGATCATCCGGGGCGGCTACAACGTCTACCCGCGCGAGGTCGAGGAGGCGCTCTACGAGCACGAGGCGGTGGCCGAGGTGGCCGTCGTCGGCGTCCCGCACGACGACCTCGGCGAGGAGGTCGGCGCCGCCGTCGCGCTCAAGGCCGGCCAGAAGGTCAGCGAGGACGAGCTGCGGGAGTTCGCCAAGGAGCGGCTGGCGGCCTACAAGTACCCCCGCCACCTCTGGATCGTCGAGGAGCTCCCGAAGGGCCCGACCGGCAAGATCCTGCGCCGCGAGGTCAGCGCACCCGAGGGTGACGACGCGTGA
- a CDS encoding peroxidase family protein gives MSQARMKHGSESFFIEGEGLLTTQVGGRTGDEADPVSESETPRAPAPRALAADAAPPFRFSRVGPRGTALGAAATRKLARAMVVGGGGPGDVPAGYTYLGQFIDHDLTMDRTDVMFGDDVRPVDLLQGRSPRLDLDSLYGNGPGDAASAKFYSDGLHLKTGTTLAVPPDRAKPGHDLPRVGKGSSKAAKRTALVPDLRNDENLVVAQTHVAMIHFHNRVLDKLPVSVPPTERFTRARKRVTLHYQWMIRHDYLPRICQRSVLDDVFASGRKLVEPDAPPASIPTMPVEFSVAAFRLGHSMVRATYNWNRRFPGTAGSLDFLFAFSGTSGDMFGDVRLPSNWIADWRRMYDFPAGGRPGLAAPGSNVNHAMRIDTRLTDPLADLPLGSFGGDASIPDGDLRRNLAFRNLVRANMVRLASGQQMVTRLKARGVDVTALTRAQILDGAGGARLDHLTAAEKNAVVARTPLWFYVLREAELNDGRLRGVGARIVAETFHRAMEGSRFSIVRNPEFRPSLGRDDTTFEMTDLLFFAFGGKAGINPLGG, from the coding sequence ATGTCGCAGGCACGCATGAAGCACGGCTCGGAGAGCTTCTTCATCGAGGGGGAGGGCCTGCTCACCACGCAGGTCGGCGGACGCACCGGGGACGAGGCCGACCCGGTCAGCGAGTCGGAGACGCCGCGGGCCCCCGCGCCGCGGGCGCTGGCCGCCGACGCCGCGCCGCCGTTCCGGTTCTCCCGGGTCGGCCCCAGGGGCACCGCCCTGGGCGCGGCGGCGACCAGGAAGCTGGCCCGCGCGATGGTCGTCGGCGGCGGGGGACCCGGCGACGTGCCGGCCGGCTACACCTACCTCGGCCAGTTCATCGACCACGACCTGACCATGGACCGCACCGACGTGATGTTCGGTGACGACGTCCGCCCCGTCGACCTGCTGCAGGGCCGGTCCCCGCGCCTCGACCTCGACTCGCTCTACGGCAACGGCCCCGGCGACGCGGCGTCCGCGAAGTTCTACTCCGACGGCCTGCACCTCAAGACCGGTACGACGCTCGCGGTCCCGCCGGACCGCGCGAAGCCCGGCCACGACCTGCCCCGGGTGGGGAAGGGGTCCAGCAAGGCCGCGAAGCGCACGGCCCTGGTCCCTGACCTGCGCAACGACGAGAACCTGGTGGTCGCCCAGACGCACGTGGCGATGATCCACTTCCACAACCGGGTGCTCGACAAGCTGCCGGTGTCCGTGCCGCCCACCGAGCGGTTCACCCGGGCGCGCAAGCGCGTGACGCTGCACTACCAGTGGATGATCCGGCACGACTACCTGCCGCGGATCTGCCAGAGGAGCGTCCTCGACGACGTGTTCGCGAGCGGCCGCAAGCTCGTCGAGCCGGATGCGCCGCCGGCCTCGATCCCGACGATGCCCGTCGAGTTCTCGGTCGCGGCCTTCCGGCTCGGGCACAGCATGGTGCGCGCGACCTACAACTGGAACCGGCGCTTCCCCGGCACCGCCGGCTCGCTGGACTTCCTGTTCGCGTTCTCCGGCACCAGCGGCGACATGTTCGGCGACGTCCGGCTGCCCAGCAACTGGATCGCGGACTGGCGGCGGATGTACGACTTCCCGGCCGGTGGCCGGCCGGGACTCGCGGCGCCCGGCAGCAACGTCAACCACGCGATGCGGATCGACACCCGGCTCACCGACCCCCTGGCGGACCTGCCGCTGGGCTCGTTCGGCGGCGACGCCTCGATCCCCGACGGGGACCTGCGGCGCAACCTCGCGTTCCGCAACCTGGTGCGCGCCAACATGGTCCGGCTCGCCAGCGGCCAGCAGATGGTCACCCGGCTGAAGGCCCGGGGCGTCGACGTCACCGCGCTGACCCGCGCGCAGATCCTGGACGGCGCAGGCGGCGCCCGGCTGGACCACCTGACCGCGGCGGAGAAGAACGCGGTGGTCGCCCGGACCCCGCTGTGGTTCTACGTGCTGCGCGAGGCCGAGCTGAACGACGGGCGGCTCAGGGGCGTCGGCGCCCGGATCGTGGCCGAGACGTTCCACCGGGCGATGGAGGGCAGCCGGTTCTCGATCGTGCGGAACCCGGAGTTCCGGCCGTCCCTGGGGCGCGACGACACGACGTTCGAGATGACCGACCTGCTGTTCTTCGCGTTCGGCGGCAAGGCCGGGATCAACCCGCTGGGCGGCTGA
- a CDS encoding thioesterase family protein → MSTEFDRGIAVTARPSAPATYDTELGAGWQIGAGVNGGLLLATLGNALGSTFAADGGHVDPVSISAYYLSASRPGPAVVSTEVLRARRSMSTGSASLLQTDDDGGSVERIRALATYGDLAGLPDDVRTTATPPDLPPPDRCVSAADAPPSFMAQAGLLERLDLRLDPAYVGWAVGKPSGTGRIQGWLRMADPREPDPLLLLLAVDALPPVTFDLGLLGWTPTLELTVHLRARPAPGWLRVVASTRNLAGSFLEEDAEVWDSDDRLVAQSRQLARAPR, encoded by the coding sequence GTGAGCACCGAGTTCGACCGCGGCATCGCGGTCACCGCCCGACCGTCCGCGCCCGCGACGTACGACACGGAGCTCGGTGCCGGCTGGCAGATCGGCGCCGGCGTCAACGGCGGCCTGCTGCTGGCCACCCTGGGCAACGCGCTGGGCTCCACGTTCGCCGCGGACGGCGGCCACGTCGACCCGGTCTCGATCAGCGCCTACTACCTCTCCGCGTCGCGCCCCGGGCCGGCCGTGGTCAGCACCGAGGTGCTGCGCGCCCGTCGCAGCATGTCCACCGGGTCGGCGTCCCTGCTGCAGACCGACGACGACGGCGGCAGCGTCGAGCGGATCCGGGCGCTGGCGACGTACGGCGACCTGGCGGGCCTGCCCGACGACGTGCGCACCACCGCCACCCCGCCGGACCTCCCGCCGCCCGACCGGTGCGTCTCGGCCGCGGACGCCCCGCCGTCCTTCATGGCGCAGGCCGGGCTGCTGGAGCGGCTCGACCTGCGGCTGGACCCGGCGTACGTCGGCTGGGCGGTCGGCAAGCCGTCCGGCACCGGCCGGATCCAGGGGTGGCTGCGGATGGCCGACCCGCGCGAGCCCGACCCGCTCCTGCTGCTGCTCGCCGTCGACGCGCTGCCGCCGGTGACGTTCGACCTCGGCCTGCTCGGCTGGACGCCGACCCTGGAGCTGACCGTGCACCTGCGGGCGAGGCCCGCGCCGGGCTGGCTGCGGGTGGTCGCCTCCACGCGGAACCTGGCCGGTAGCTTCCTCGAGGAGGACGCCGAGGTCTGGGACTCCGACGACCGGCTGGTCGCCCAGTCGCGCCAGCTCGCCCGCGCGCCGCGCTGA